A section of the Ruania halotolerans genome encodes:
- a CDS encoding LCP family protein, producing MSSRTRPRARRSRTKLALVIALSLIALLVVTAVAGAFYLQHRIDSRIERFDDPFASLGDDRPTTAPATEGTETHEPPVNILFLGSDSRISAGDPSQWEYGAQRTDAIMVASISGDRESVTVMSLPRDSWVPIPSHGDNKLNAAFSFGGPSLMVGTIEQLTGIRIDHVAISDFESFQELTDELGGVEITLTQPLEAGGTTLEAGTHLLDGEQALAYTRQRYGLSGGDFSRMQRQQNWMRGMLAAAFNRDVLTDPVALTDLLTVAAENMAVDEGFGVSEMRDLALSMRDLRPGNVTFISAPVEGTGWSPDGTQSIVNLDHTALEEVSQAFVEDRIAEYVEEHPDIVRLGASVE from the coding sequence ATGAGCTCCCGCACCCGGCCCAGGGCCCGCCGGTCCCGGACCAAACTCGCGCTGGTGATCGCGCTCTCGCTCATCGCCCTCCTCGTGGTCACCGCCGTCGCTGGCGCCTTCTACCTTCAGCACCGGATCGACAGCCGGATCGAACGCTTCGACGACCCGTTCGCGAGCCTCGGTGATGACCGGCCCACCACAGCCCCGGCCACAGAGGGCACCGAGACCCACGAGCCGCCGGTGAACATCCTGTTCCTGGGTTCGGACAGCCGCATCTCCGCAGGCGACCCATCGCAGTGGGAATACGGAGCGCAGCGCACCGATGCGATCATGGTCGCCTCGATCAGCGGTGATCGCGAATCTGTCACCGTGATGTCCCTCCCCCGCGACTCCTGGGTCCCCATCCCCTCGCATGGGGACAACAAGCTCAACGCCGCCTTCTCCTTTGGCGGGCCGAGCCTGATGGTCGGCACCATCGAACAACTGACCGGCATCCGGATCGACCACGTCGCGATCTCCGACTTCGAGTCCTTCCAAGAGCTCACCGATGAGCTCGGTGGCGTGGAGATCACACTGACCCAGCCCCTGGAGGCCGGCGGCACCACACTGGAGGCGGGTACTCACCTGCTGGATGGCGAGCAGGCCCTGGCCTACACCAGGCAGCGCTACGGGCTCTCCGGAGGCGACTTCTCCCGGATGCAGCGGCAACAGAACTGGATGCGAGGCATGCTCGCCGCCGCCTTCAACCGCGACGTACTCACCGATCCGGTCGCGCTGACCGACCTCCTCACCGTGGCAGCGGAGAACATGGCCGTCGATGAAGGCTTCGGCGTCAGCGAGATGCGGGACCTCGCACTCTCGATGCGGGACCTGCGCCCTGGAAATGTCACCTTCATCAGTGCCCCGGTGGAGGGCACCGGGTGGAGCCCTGATGGGACCCAATCGATCGTGAACCTCGACCACACGGCCCTCGAGGAGGTGTCCCAGGCATTCGTGGAAGATCGGATCGCCGAGTACGTCGAGGAGCACCCCGATA
- a CDS encoding low molecular weight phosphatase family protein, with translation MSTPAFPPYRILAVCTGNVCRSPAAERLLTVHLDSSVEVTSAGTHALVGEPISPPMDILLAEAGADAERFSARQLSESTVRGADLILALTREHRAAVVDLWPGAVRRTFTLTEFARALEAIDASALPERGSAAERLTAASPLAGALRGQRPPSSPTEDDIVDPYRRERAIYQRSFDQIHRAVTAIADAVRES, from the coding sequence ATGAGCACTCCTGCGTTCCCTCCGTACCGGATCCTCGCCGTATGCACGGGCAACGTGTGCCGGTCCCCCGCAGCAGAACGACTACTCACCGTCCACCTCGATAGCAGCGTCGAGGTCACCAGCGCCGGCACTCACGCACTCGTTGGCGAGCCGATCTCACCTCCGATGGACATCCTGCTGGCCGAAGCGGGCGCAGACGCCGAGCGGTTCAGCGCCCGGCAGCTCAGCGAATCAACCGTGCGGGGGGCCGATCTGATCCTCGCCCTCACCCGCGAGCATCGCGCCGCTGTGGTCGACCTGTGGCCCGGCGCCGTCCGGCGTACGTTCACACTCACCGAGTTCGCTCGGGCACTGGAGGCGATCGATGCCTCGGCGCTACCGGAGCGAGGAAGTGCAGCGGAACGACTGACGGCTGCCTCACCCCTCGCAGGAGCCCTGCGCGGGCAGCGCCCTCCGAGTTCACCGACCGAGGACGACATCGTGGATCCCTACCGCCGCGAGCGCGCGATTTACCAGCGATCCTTCGATCAGATTCACCGAGCCGTCACAGCCATCGCAGATGCCGTCCGTGAGTCATAA
- a CDS encoding polysaccharide biosynthesis tyrosine autokinase, translated as MSIVLTDLGASVELRDYASIIRKRWITIVAVTLSVLAISAVVTLATAPTYTARTSLFFAVGGSGSVADLAQGSTYTQRQVESYAEVATAPYVLEQVIEDLDLNTGVGALAQQIRVTVPINTVIIEIAVDDAEPQQAADIANAVGAGLGAAVTELSPDGDEGESVRATTISAAAAPESPSSPNTPRNLALGLVLGLLGGIGLALLLEVLNTKVRTESDISRVTDASVVATIAYDDDASAHPLTVQVDPRSPRAEAYRRLRTNLQFLDLADRSHSIVVTSSMPQEGKTTTSINLAITLAEAGARVLLVDADLRRPQIAKYMQIEGSVGLTTLLIGRATLADVVQPWGNTNLHVLASGKIPPNPSELLGSHTMEQFMQAATEQYDVVLFDSPPLLPVTDGAILAGNAGGALLVVGSDVVHQAQLADSLETLESVDGRVLGLVLNKVRRKHANGYTSYHYHSTYAAHPEEGAPQARRGKGKRAARRPSERKPEHAVEPTGDPEPIRARRTSEEPSATPPRRASAGRQRT; from the coding sequence ATGTCAATAGTTCTCACCGATCTAGGAGCCTCCGTGGAGTTGCGGGACTATGCGTCGATCATCCGCAAGCGATGGATCACGATCGTCGCGGTCACGTTGAGCGTGCTGGCGATCAGCGCAGTCGTTACTCTCGCCACCGCCCCCACTTATACGGCCCGCACGAGTCTGTTCTTCGCCGTCGGGGGCAGCGGTTCGGTCGCTGACCTCGCCCAGGGGTCTACCTACACACAACGCCAGGTGGAGTCCTACGCCGAGGTCGCCACTGCACCGTACGTGCTCGAGCAGGTCATTGAAGACCTCGACCTGAACACTGGTGTCGGCGCGCTCGCGCAACAGATCCGCGTCACGGTTCCCATCAACACCGTCATCATCGAGATCGCTGTCGATGACGCGGAGCCCCAACAGGCCGCCGATATCGCCAACGCAGTCGGAGCAGGTCTCGGTGCCGCCGTCACGGAGCTGTCACCTGACGGCGATGAGGGGGAAAGCGTCCGGGCAACCACGATCTCGGCCGCCGCCGCCCCGGAGAGCCCCTCCTCCCCCAACACTCCGCGCAACCTCGCCCTGGGCTTGGTGCTCGGCCTGCTCGGTGGAATCGGCCTCGCGCTCCTGCTCGAGGTTCTGAACACCAAGGTGCGCACTGAGTCGGACATCAGTCGCGTCACCGATGCGTCCGTGGTGGCCACGATCGCATATGACGACGACGCCTCGGCGCACCCGCTCACGGTCCAGGTGGATCCCCGTTCACCTCGTGCAGAGGCGTATCGCCGGCTCCGGACGAACCTGCAGTTCCTCGACCTGGCAGACCGCTCCCATTCCATTGTGGTCACCTCCTCGATGCCGCAGGAGGGAAAGACGACGACGTCGATCAACCTGGCGATCACCTTGGCCGAGGCGGGCGCCCGGGTACTGCTGGTCGACGCGGATCTGCGCCGCCCCCAGATCGCGAAGTACATGCAGATCGAAGGCAGCGTGGGCCTGACCACCTTGCTGATCGGCCGAGCCACGCTCGCGGACGTGGTTCAACCATGGGGAAATACCAACCTGCACGTACTCGCCTCAGGGAAGATCCCGCCAAACCCGAGCGAGCTGCTGGGCTCGCACACCATGGAACAGTTCATGCAGGCAGCGACCGAGCAGTACGACGTCGTCCTGTTCGACTCCCCGCCCCTGCTCCCCGTCACCGACGGCGCCATCCTTGCGGGCAATGCCGGTGGCGCGCTTCTCGTGGTGGGCAGTGACGTGGTGCACCAGGCGCAGCTGGCCGACTCCCTGGAAACCCTCGAGTCGGTCGACGGACGAGTGCTTGGCCTGGTGTTGAACAAGGTGCGGCGCAAACACGCCAACGGGTACACCAGCTACCACTACCACTCCACCTACGCCGCTCACCCCGAAGAGGGAGCACCTCAGGCGCGCCGGGGCAAGGGAAAGCGGGCGGCCCGGCGACCGAGCGAGCGCAAGCCGGAGCACGCCGTCGAGCCAACCGGTGATCCCGAGCCGATTCGAGCACGGAGAACGTCCGAGGAGCCGTCGGCAACTCCGCCCCGGCGTGCTTCGGCCGGACGCCAGCGCACGTGA
- a CDS encoding glycosyltransferase family 4 protein yields the protein MRYVLVLNQFALPLDQGGGTRHAELFDQLDGWSAYIMAGNRNHYSQDRFATTDGRFDLIPVPAQAGTPARRLVSWLVYSLRVFFRSFRRRPLHLVYASSPHLFAPLAGLAIARLRRVPLIVEVRDLWPESMVAAGVLRRGGRVHRAFAELEKFVLNAADRVVAVTPGWRDHFASLGIEESRVAVVPNGADPWESSGYNRSTMREHLGLTGFSAVFAGAHGSANGLDLILEAAGALPDINFILMGNGPAKAVTIAQAEEQKLMNVEFWDGVPKDSLMEVLAAFDVGIHSLAPMSVLEKGASPNKLFDYVAAGILAVSNCDSGLRLVFPDDKSVILGPADSLTETVSRARNMDDDERSRRLEVGRQILDEHYSRANSRRKLHEVISGVVGSSGSGPG from the coding sequence ATGAGATATGTCCTTGTACTTAACCAGTTTGCCTTGCCGCTCGACCAGGGAGGAGGAACTCGGCACGCTGAGCTCTTTGATCAACTTGACGGTTGGTCGGCGTATATCATGGCAGGCAACCGCAACCACTACAGTCAGGACCGGTTCGCCACGACTGATGGCAGGTTTGACCTCATCCCCGTTCCTGCCCAGGCAGGTACGCCTGCTCGGCGCCTGGTGTCTTGGCTGGTGTATTCGCTGCGGGTGTTTTTTCGCAGCTTTCGCCGCCGACCACTTCACCTTGTGTACGCCTCGAGCCCGCACCTTTTTGCGCCCTTGGCCGGCCTAGCCATCGCACGTCTTCGACGCGTTCCGCTCATCGTTGAGGTGCGAGATCTCTGGCCAGAATCCATGGTCGCGGCCGGGGTGCTCCGTCGAGGTGGCCGAGTTCATCGGGCCTTCGCTGAGCTTGAGAAATTCGTACTCAATGCGGCAGATCGCGTCGTTGCGGTGACCCCCGGGTGGCGGGACCATTTCGCATCGCTCGGCATTGAGGAATCACGCGTAGCCGTGGTGCCGAACGGCGCCGACCCATGGGAATCGAGCGGCTACAATCGTTCGACGATGCGCGAACATCTCGGTCTCACCGGCTTCTCAGCGGTATTTGCCGGTGCCCATGGTTCAGCGAATGGGCTCGACTTGATCCTAGAAGCAGCAGGCGCGCTTCCTGACATCAATTTTATTCTCATGGGCAACGGCCCGGCGAAAGCAGTGACCATCGCCCAGGCAGAAGAACAGAAGCTCATGAACGTCGAATTCTGGGACGGCGTCCCCAAGGATTCTCTCATGGAGGTCCTGGCGGCATTCGATGTCGGAATCCACTCTCTCGCGCCAATGTCGGTACTGGAGAAAGGTGCGAGCCCAAACAAGCTATTCGATTACGTTGCCGCCGGCATTCTGGCAGTGAGCAACTGTGACAGCGGATTGCGTCTCGTATTTCCTGATGACAAGTCAGTCATCTTGGGTCCGGCCGATTCGCTCACCGAAACTGTTTCGCGTGCTAGGAACATGGACGATGATGAGAGGAGTCGGCGACTGGAGGTCGGTCGACAGATTCTCGACGAACATTATTCTCGCGCAAATTCTCGGCGCAAGTTGCATGAAGTAATTTCAGGTGTTGTGGGCTCTTCGGGCTCCGGGCCCGGTTGA
- a CDS encoding glycosyltransferase — protein MASDAKSVRIVGPQASAHTALWVGEFRRRGWDVRTVGLSTAASAVSHRRLIPLVIAEGLRKRPTISIVHSLGTHGLLGALLRRAPRTIVVPWGSEVAAATRSTIRHRAASLILRRADLVLTTSRAMATTIARSWPDVDVTTEVRSWGVAETALTEPAEGVGTAIRARLGLSDHHLIVLAPRGLGAVYRHEEIRRAFTAAHARRRHLRLVEIDTTAESCNRIVLHRTDATLTLPRQSHDDLIDLFAAADAVVSVPRADQRSTTVVEAIASGAPVLLGDLPVYRELAADGASVTLLAEPLVESLTAALTTPGIVGVPVDTNREWARVVEGRRSLFDQIERLCMGVSP, from the coding sequence ATGGCGAGCGACGCAAAATCCGTCCGCATTGTCGGGCCACAGGCCTCGGCACACACCGCGCTGTGGGTCGGAGAGTTCCGTCGGCGTGGCTGGGACGTGCGCACAGTCGGGCTCAGTACGGCCGCAAGCGCGGTCTCTCACCGACGTCTCATACCGCTAGTGATTGCGGAGGGGCTGCGCAAGCGCCCCACGATCTCCATCGTGCACTCCCTCGGCACCCACGGGCTGCTAGGTGCGCTGCTTCGCCGTGCACCCCGTACCATCGTGGTCCCATGGGGCAGCGAGGTCGCGGCAGCGACCCGTTCCACCATCAGGCACCGCGCGGCCTCTCTCATACTTCGACGGGCGGACTTGGTGCTGACGACGTCACGCGCGATGGCTACGACGATCGCGCGAAGTTGGCCGGATGTCGATGTCACCACCGAGGTCCGCTCGTGGGGTGTGGCGGAGACCGCACTAACTGAGCCTGCCGAGGGCGTCGGGACGGCCATCCGTGCCCGCCTTGGGCTGTCGGACCATCACCTGATCGTCCTCGCGCCACGCGGTCTGGGCGCTGTCTACCGTCATGAGGAAATCCGCCGTGCGTTCACCGCTGCCCATGCCAGAAGGAGGCATCTCCGCCTCGTCGAGATCGATACCACGGCTGAGAGTTGCAACCGAATCGTTCTGCACCGCACGGACGCCACGCTCACGCTGCCACGTCAATCGCACGATGACTTGATCGATCTGTTCGCAGCGGCCGACGCCGTCGTGTCGGTGCCGCGCGCCGATCAGCGGTCGACGACGGTTGTCGAGGCCATCGCGTCGGGAGCGCCGGTGCTGCTCGGTGACCTACCCGTCTACCGCGAGCTCGCCGCCGACGGCGCAAGCGTCACACTCCTCGCGGAGCCGCTGGTGGAGTCGCTCACCGCTGCCCTGACGACACCGGGCATAGTCGGCGTACCCGTCGACACCAACCGGGAGTGGGCGCGAGTGGTGGAGGGCCGGCGCTCGCTGTTCGACCAGATCGAACGGCTATGCATGGGTGTCAGCCCGTGA
- a CDS encoding D-glucuronyl C5-epimerase family protein, with product MTTRLWHLIRRALASGTQYRVLPRARWDDLYPIDCTVFGPHLAAGTLVVRLPGDDGAEFLHPVATCFRILARLQLDDGLTRANRGTISAAVRELLAAQQEDGSWRYPVRVARYGVAPGWSSAMAQGLATSALLRSADALPAAEAAVARSRVDAAIAHLLRPVEDGGCTTYDADGLPFPEECPATPAPHILNGAGFALLGLHDYDLRFGGDAAARTARRLNDLLPRWDIGYYSRYDMLGRSPSSPDYHRLHIALLLVFEELYGMEFGIYARRFHDYERRLRSRLRARVMLAVDRLLITRE from the coding sequence ATGACGACGCGACTGTGGCACCTCATCCGGCGCGCCCTCGCCTCCGGCACGCAGTACCGGGTGCTACCAAGGGCCCGGTGGGACGACCTGTACCCCATCGACTGCACGGTGTTTGGGCCCCACCTGGCCGCCGGCACACTCGTGGTCCGACTACCCGGCGACGACGGCGCTGAGTTCCTCCACCCGGTCGCCACCTGCTTCCGGATTCTTGCACGGTTGCAGCTCGACGACGGTCTCACAAGGGCGAACCGCGGCACAATATCCGCCGCCGTGCGCGAGTTGCTGGCGGCCCAGCAGGAAGACGGCTCCTGGCGGTATCCGGTCCGCGTAGCTCGCTACGGCGTCGCGCCAGGATGGTCCTCCGCGATGGCGCAGGGCCTCGCGACGTCCGCACTGCTCAGGAGTGCGGATGCGCTGCCAGCCGCCGAGGCGGCGGTCGCGCGGAGTCGGGTCGACGCGGCCATCGCCCATCTCCTGCGACCGGTCGAGGACGGCGGCTGCACCACGTATGACGCCGATGGCCTGCCATTCCCTGAGGAGTGTCCGGCCACACCAGCGCCGCACATCCTCAATGGCGCAGGCTTCGCACTGCTCGGTTTGCACGACTACGATCTTCGCTTCGGCGGCGATGCCGCCGCCCGCACCGCCCGAAGGTTGAACGACCTGCTGCCGAGATGGGACATCGGCTACTACTCGCGGTACGACATGCTCGGTCGATCACCGAGCTCACCCGACTACCACCGGCTCCACATCGCCCTGCTGCTCGTCTTCGAAGAGCTCTACGGCATGGAGTTCGGCATCTACGCCCGGAGGTTCCACGACTATGAGCGTCGACTACGGTCTCGCCTTCGCGCCCGCGTCATGCTCGCCGTCGACCGACTGCTCATCACGAGGGAGTAA
- a CDS encoding glycosyltransferase family 4 protein, with the protein MPGEGTVKERLTQAGTAVHVIPFRGYHPRDWRRHVRAFRDLGALMRGGSWDIVHAHLFKSFILARIILRGRRSPRLVTQVAGTVHLQSRPLAAIDRMTLRWDTVLVGSCTEFAETYAQRGARHTAVSFYGCHTDRFDPATSGAPLRDRYGLTPSDVAVGLIAHMYPTRLKSFRNIGVKGHEVFIDAALSLAKQDARLRFFVVGDEFVGDGSYRRELERRAAPLVDGGRMHFLGHRTDMPDVIAGMDILVNPSLSESASYTMVEASLMRRPVIGSRVGGLPDTIIDGSTGLLVPPGDDGALAGAIRRLADDPETRHHMGGQGRSHVLEMFDITKTVSTVEEIYQRAVEL; encoded by the coding sequence GTGCCCGGCGAGGGCACGGTCAAGGAGCGGCTGACGCAGGCGGGGACCGCCGTGCACGTGATCCCATTCCGTGGCTATCACCCAAGGGACTGGCGTCGGCACGTTCGCGCGTTCCGTGACCTGGGCGCCCTCATGCGCGGCGGATCCTGGGACATCGTGCACGCCCACCTGTTCAAGTCCTTCATTCTCGCGCGAATAATACTGCGGGGCCGCCGCTCGCCGCGGCTAGTGACACAGGTTGCCGGCACCGTCCACCTCCAGAGCCGCCCCCTCGCGGCGATCGACCGAATGACGCTGCGCTGGGACACGGTACTTGTCGGATCCTGCACCGAGTTCGCAGAGACCTACGCCCAGCGCGGTGCCCGGCACACCGCCGTCAGTTTCTACGGTTGTCATACCGACCGGTTTGACCCGGCCACCTCGGGCGCCCCCTTGCGTGACCGCTATGGGCTAACGCCGAGCGATGTCGCCGTCGGTCTCATCGCGCACATGTACCCCACGCGACTGAAGTCGTTCAGGAACATCGGGGTCAAGGGTCACGAAGTGTTCATCGACGCCGCTCTCTCGCTGGCGAAGCAGGACGCGCGCCTGCGGTTCTTCGTCGTCGGCGACGAGTTCGTAGGCGATGGGAGCTACCGACGCGAGCTCGAACGCCGCGCTGCGCCGCTGGTCGACGGCGGACGCATGCACTTTCTGGGACATCGGACCGACATGCCGGACGTCATCGCCGGAATGGACATTTTGGTGAACCCATCACTGAGCGAGTCAGCGTCCTACACGATGGTCGAGGCCTCCCTGATGCGCCGACCCGTGATCGGCAGCCGGGTCGGTGGCCTCCCCGACACCATTATCGATGGGAGCACGGGATTGCTGGTACCCCCGGGTGATGACGGCGCCCTCGCAGGAGCCATCCGACGTCTCGCCGACGACCCGGAGACTCGCCACCACATGGGTGGGCAAGGTCGATCGCACGTGCTCGAGATGTTCGACATCACCAAGACGGTTTCCACCGTTGAAGAGATCTATCAGAGGGCCGTCGAACTATGA
- a CDS encoding O-antigen ligase family protein, which produces MSVGAEPLRGSRALLRLVPLLLVMATAATAGTSTAGPYLAASLLVAAGLVMSLTPIAKPAAKPRTLLVVLHVLIPLQILVTAWLHPGKLDVLVLLGVTILTAWITATEVARRLDPYSAVRVLLLGTAALAVGYLAYAVPRLGTQARYAWVDVATSGQWLNANALALVFLVGLAVALAGMFSETRSALHLVTGALCTGALLLTFSRSGYLALAAMLLVLIATRRRVAVAVAVAVLATPLTLAIPSSVRDRIEFTTINGSLDPSSSARLSLWESSLGIISDMPLLGSGIHALPLAIEQQGGPAGYTFVHNTYLSLLAGFGIPIGLLVLGAVATAWRRRVRALRRGGSSIDLAVVLALTAAAVCSIFGEPLLTPVTIVPLATLLGLREQKEKESRHDAGTTGVRNGRRGIVVRRSGHGARSARILYRGRGARRGHGQGAADAGGDRRARDPIPWLSPKGLASARSRVP; this is translated from the coding sequence GTGAGCGTCGGTGCGGAACCGCTGCGAGGCTCGCGCGCTTTACTGCGCCTCGTTCCCTTGCTCCTCGTGATGGCGACGGCGGCGACGGCGGGCACCTCAACGGCAGGACCGTACCTAGCGGCGAGTCTGCTCGTGGCAGCCGGTCTCGTCATGAGCCTGACCCCAATCGCGAAGCCCGCCGCCAAGCCACGCACACTCCTCGTCGTCCTCCATGTGCTGATCCCGTTGCAGATCTTGGTGACTGCCTGGCTGCACCCTGGCAAGCTTGACGTTCTCGTCCTCCTCGGTGTCACGATCCTCACCGCCTGGATCACCGCGACCGAGGTCGCGCGCCGACTTGACCCGTACAGCGCGGTACGTGTGCTGCTGCTGGGAACCGCCGCTCTCGCGGTCGGCTACCTCGCCTACGCGGTACCGCGGCTCGGGACGCAAGCCCGGTATGCCTGGGTAGACGTGGCGACGAGCGGCCAGTGGCTCAACGCGAACGCGCTCGCACTGGTATTCCTCGTCGGCCTCGCAGTCGCGTTGGCGGGGATGTTCTCGGAGACCCGCTCGGCCCTACACCTAGTCACGGGCGCCCTGTGCACGGGCGCTCTGCTCCTCACCTTCTCGCGCAGCGGCTACCTCGCCCTTGCGGCCATGCTCCTCGTCCTCATTGCAACACGGCGTAGGGTCGCCGTCGCTGTCGCCGTCGCTGTGCTCGCGACACCGCTGACGCTGGCCATACCGAGTTCCGTGCGCGACCGCATCGAGTTCACGACCATCAACGGCAGTCTCGACCCGTCCTCGTCCGCACGGCTCAGCCTGTGGGAGTCCTCACTCGGCATCATCTCCGACATGCCGCTGCTCGGCAGCGGGATCCACGCGCTGCCGCTGGCCATTGAGCAGCAGGGCGGGCCAGCGGGGTACACGTTCGTGCACAACACCTACCTGTCGTTGCTTGCCGGCTTCGGCATCCCGATCGGCCTCCTGGTGCTCGGGGCGGTCGCCACCGCTTGGCGGCGCCGTGTCCGAGCACTGCGGCGTGGCGGCTCGAGCATCGACCTCGCCGTCGTGCTGGCTCTCACCGCGGCCGCCGTGTGCTCGATCTTCGGTGAGCCGCTGCTCACGCCGGTTACGATCGTCCCGCTCGCGACCCTGTTGGGCCTGCGCGAGCAGAAGGAGAAGGAGTCCCGACATGATGCGGGTACTACAGGTGTGCGGAACGGCCGACGGGGCATCGTGGTTCGTCGATCAGGTCACGGAGCTCGCTCGGCGCGGATACTATATCGAGGCCGTGGTGCCCGGCGAGGGCACGGTCAAGGAGCGGCTGACGCAGGCGGGGACCGCCGTGCACGTGATCCCATTCCGTGGCTATCACCCAAGGGACTGGCGTCGGCACGTTCGCGCGTTCCGTGA
- a CDS encoding lipopolysaccharide biosynthesis protein: MIARRSRRRDAPGQAAAPAHEPEPASDRVSNIDPLPAHLTETDSGSPRAIARVTLSRYFAMALSVLVGVVLARSMVPEDRGVYAVALTLTAVPAIVVSAGLETAALRTANRDQRAEVFGLIMRRIVVITGLIVVLVTTVLLARIGILGLSTPQLAICLISIPPVVAVQLYGNAILGLRRWWVWVAGTLMNAAIYLLATMVIAAVGQAGVAAYQVAFLAGYLVALLCFVWVVRRHPHDLRTDRTSAVAHTASRTRSITISQALFMRMQVPLLQALSGTAAVGILAVASPVADLLLVLPVAAGTVLLPRYYSSETSPTAVRHNALRIAALAAAVGAVAALAAPWLVPLLYGTNYSGAARVLQIMVPGVVLFSYARVVQSYLISRSRYRLVLWASLLAVVVSVGVQLAATPSLGAIGGALAISAGYTTMFVVICSARLRDRVAE, translated from the coding sequence GTGATCGCCCGCCGCTCGCGACGGCGGGATGCCCCGGGCCAAGCCGCCGCACCTGCCCACGAACCCGAACCTGCCTCGGACCGTGTCTCGAACATCGATCCGCTCCCGGCGCACCTCACCGAGACCGACTCCGGCAGCCCCCGCGCCATCGCACGCGTTACGCTGTCCCGCTACTTCGCGATGGCGCTCTCGGTGCTGGTCGGCGTGGTGCTCGCACGGTCGATGGTGCCAGAGGATCGTGGTGTCTATGCCGTCGCGCTCACGTTGACGGCGGTACCAGCGATCGTCGTGAGCGCTGGCCTGGAGACAGCTGCCTTGCGCACTGCGAATCGGGATCAGCGCGCCGAGGTGTTCGGGCTCATCATGCGGCGCATCGTCGTCATCACCGGCCTCATCGTTGTGCTCGTCACAACTGTGCTCCTAGCCCGGATCGGCATTTTGGGGCTGAGCACGCCACAGCTCGCCATCTGCCTCATCTCGATCCCGCCCGTGGTGGCCGTCCAGCTCTACGGCAACGCGATCCTGGGACTGCGCCGCTGGTGGGTTTGGGTGGCGGGCACGCTCATGAACGCCGCGATCTACCTACTGGCGACCATGGTGATCGCGGCCGTGGGGCAAGCAGGCGTCGCGGCATACCAAGTGGCGTTTCTCGCCGGATACCTGGTGGCACTCCTCTGCTTCGTGTGGGTGGTCCGCCGCCATCCACACGACCTGCGCACCGATCGCACATCCGCGGTAGCTCACACGGCCTCCCGGACGCGGTCTATCACCATCTCGCAGGCGCTCTTCATGCGTATGCAGGTCCCGCTTCTCCAAGCGTTGTCGGGCACAGCGGCGGTGGGGATCCTCGCCGTGGCCTCACCCGTGGCTGATCTCCTGCTCGTGCTTCCGGTCGCGGCCGGCACGGTGCTGCTGCCCCGGTACTACAGCTCGGAAACGTCGCCGACAGCGGTGCGCCACAACGCCCTCCGGATTGCGGCCCTCGCAGCGGCCGTCGGCGCGGTGGCCGCGCTAGCCGCTCCGTGGCTCGTGCCCCTGCTCTACGGCACCAACTATTCCGGCGCGGCGCGGGTTCTCCAGATCATGGTGCCGGGTGTCGTGCTCTTCTCCTACGCACGGGTCGTCCAGAGCTACCTCATTTCGCGCTCTCGATACCGGCTCGTCCTGTGGGCGAGCCTTCTCGCGGTCGTCGTCAGCGTCGGAGTGCAGTTAGCAGCGACCCCGTCGCTCGGAGCCATCGGCGGGGCGCTGGCGATCTCCGCGGGTTACACGACGATGTTCGTCGTCATCTGCTCCGCGCGGCTACGGGATAGGGTGGCCGAGTGA
- a CDS encoding acetyltransferase translates to MQPRPLIIIGAGGFGREVVEIIRAANVVRPAWRLLGVADDAPSDLSLESLRRAETPYLGAINAAIEAAGSSVSVIVAVGSPQVRERLVGQLPPACSFGTAIHPDATIGGSVEIRPGCVIAAGARLSVEITVGEHVQIDQNVTIGHDSEVGSYTRINPAACISGGVRIGDSCYIGANATILQNLRLGPNATIGAGAVVVRNVASSATVKGVPAR, encoded by the coding sequence ATGCAGCCTCGGCCACTGATCATCATCGGCGCTGGCGGTTTCGGACGCGAAGTGGTCGAGATCATCCGAGCCGCCAACGTAGTGCGACCAGCCTGGCGACTACTTGGCGTAGCCGACGACGCTCCCTCCGACCTCTCGCTCGAGTCACTCCGGCGTGCGGAGACGCCCTATCTAGGTGCGATCAATGCTGCAATTGAAGCAGCAGGATCCTCGGTCAGTGTCATCGTGGCCGTCGGTAGCCCGCAGGTACGCGAGCGTCTGGTCGGGCAACTACCACCGGCGTGTTCGTTCGGTACCGCGATCCACCCTGACGCCACGATCGGAGGCAGTGTTGAGATACGGCCCGGGTGCGTTATTGCCGCCGGGGCCCGGCTGAGTGTCGAAATCACCGTCGGCGAACACGTGCAGATCGATCAGAACGTGACCATAGGACACGACTCTGAGGTCGGTTCTTACACCAGGATAAATCCTGCTGCATGCATCTCGGGTGGCGTTCGGATCGGCGATTCCTGCTACATCGGAGCCAATGCAACCATATTGCAGAATCTCCGCCTGGGACCAAATGCAACCATAGGTGCCGGGGCAGTCGTGGTACGAAATGTAGCCAGTTCCGCGACCGTCAAGGGGGTGCCTGCGCGGTGA